Proteins encoded together in one Ictidomys tridecemlineatus isolate mIctTri1 chromosome 3, mIctTri1.hap1, whole genome shotgun sequence window:
- the LOC144375679 gene encoding LOW QUALITY PROTEIN: obscurin-like (The sequence of the model RefSeq protein was modified relative to this genomic sequence to represent the inferred CDS: substituted 1 base at 1 genomic stop codon), producing the protein MSESAGLIGLDGQRKGEALVAEEAHGHLSLAEVGAEEFLQKLTSQITEMVSAKITQAKLQVPGGDSNEESKTPSASPRHGRSRPSSSVQESSSESEDGDSQGEIFDIYMATADYLPLGAKQDAITLRKGQYVEVLDSAHPLCWLVRTKPTKSSPSRQGWVSPAYLNKRLKLSPEWGPSEAPEFPEALSEDEYKTRLSSVIQELLSSEKTFVGELQFLQSHYIQQLDHAPRAPAAMASQKAVIFCNVQDISRFHSSFLQDLQCCDPDDDVAMCFIKNQEAFEKYLEFLVGRVQAESVVVSTPVQEFYKKCAEKMLSAGDPSQPPPPPLQHYLEQPVERVQKYQALLKELIRNKARNRQNCALLEQAYAVVSALPQRAENKLLGSLMENYPGTLEALGEPIRQGHFIVWEGAPGACMPWKGHNRHVFLFRNHLVICKPRRDSCINTFSYVFRNMMKLSSIDLNDQVEGDDRAFELWHXREDSMRKYLLQARTVIIKHSLVKEISSIQQHLALPVWRPPEFEEELAECTAELGETVKLACRVTGTPKPTVSWYKDGKPVEVDPHHILIKDPDGSCTLILDNLTGVDSGQYMCFATSAAGSANTLGKILVQVPPRYVNKVQASPFVEGEDAQLTCTIEGTPHPQIRWYKDGALLTAGNKYQMLSEPLHGLLVLVVRAAGKDDLGHYEWELVNRLGSTRGGGELYMQSPVLPAREQRHREQTVAAVEGQPPTKVSLHTYSPNKVPILKPGLSKSAPSRHLLTGTNTVCPLPTNYLTQLRSPEASSARAVPPKASA; encoded by the exons ATGTCAGAGTCTGCTGGTCTCATCGGCCTTGATGGGCAGAGGAAAG GGGAGGCCCTGGTGGCTGAGGAGGcccatggccacctgtccctCGCTGAGGTGGGCGCAGAGGAATTTCTGCAGAAACTCACCTCCCAGATCACTGAGATGGTGTCGGCCAAGATCACACAGG CCAAGCTGCAGGTGCCTGGAGGTGACAGTAATGAGGAGTCCAAGACTCCGTCCGCCTCCCCCCGGCATGGCCGGTCGCGGCCCTCCTCCAGCGTCCAGGAGTCATCCTCGGAGTCAGAGGATGGGGACTCCCAAGGAGAG atCTTTGATATCTACATGGCCACGGCTGACTACCTACCCCTGGGGGCCAAGCAGGATGCCATCACACTGCGGAAAGGCCAGTATGTGGAGGTCTTGGACTCAGCCCACCCGCTGTGCTGGCTTGTGCGCACCAAGCCCACCAAGTCCAGCCCCTCCAGGCAAGGCTGGGTGTCACCAGCCTACCTGAACAAGAGGCTCAAG CTGTCTCCTGAGTGGGGCCCCAGTGAGGCTCCCGAATTCCCCGAGGCCTTGTCCGAGGATGAGTACAAGACCAGGCTGAG CTCTGTCATCCAGGAGCTGCTGAGCTCAGAGAAGACCTTCGTGGGTGAGCTTCAGTTCCTCCAAAGCCACTACATACAGCAACTGGACCATGCTCCCCGAGCACCAGCAGCCATGGCCAGCCAGAAGGCAGTCATTTTTTGCAATGTGCAGGACATCAGTCGCTTCCACAGCAG CTTCCTGCAGGACCTACAGTGCTGTGACCCAGATGACGATGTGGCCATGTGCTTCATCAAGAACCAGGAAGCCTTTGAGAAGTACCTAGAGTTCCTGGTGGGCCGTGTGCAGGCAGAGTCCGTGGTTGTCAGCACGCCTGTCCAGGAGTTCTACAAG AAATGCGCTGAGAAGATGCTGTCCGCTGGGGACCCCTcacagccacccccacccccactgcagcACTACCTGGAGCAGCCAGTGGagcgggtgcagaagtaccaggctctgctcaag GAGCTGATCCGCAACAAGGCCCGGAACCGGCAGAACTGCGCCCTTCTGGAGCAGGCCTACGCAGTCGTGTCAGCGCTGCCCCAGCGTGCTGAGAACAAGCTGCTCGGGTCCCTCATGGAGAACTACCCTGGcaccctggaggccctgggggagCCCATCCGCCAG GGCCACTTCATTGTGTGGGAGGGCGCACCAGGGGCCTGCATGCCTTGGAAGGGCCACAATCGCCATGTCTTCCTGTTTCGGAACCACCTGGTGATCTGCAAGCCCCGACGAGACTCGTGCATCAATACCTTCAGCTATGTGTTCCGGAATATGATGAAG CTAAGCAGCATCGACCTGAACGACCAGGTGGAAGGGGACGACCGTGCCTTCGAGCTGTGGCATTAGCGGGAGGACTCTATGCGCAAGTACCTGCTGCAGGCGCGCACAGTCATCATCAAGCACTCCTTGGTGAAGGAGATCAGCAGCATCCAGCAGCACCTGGCCCTGCCTGTGTGGC GTCCTCCGGAATTTGAAGAGGAACTGGCTGAGTGCACGGCTGAGCTGGGGGAAACTGTAAAGCTGGCATGCCGCGTGACCGGCACACCCAAGCCTACTGTCAGCTGGTACAAAG ATGGGAAGCCAGTGGAAGTGGACCCTCACCACATCCTCATCAAAGACCCAGATGGTTCCTGCACCCTCATCCTGGACAACCTGACTGGGGTCGACTCTGGCCAGTACATGTGCTTTGCGACCAGCGCCGCTGGCAGTGCCAACACCCTGGGAAAGATCCTGGTTCAAG TCCCGCCACGGTATGTGAACAAGGTCCAGGCCTCACCCTTTGTGGAGGGAGAGGATGCCCAGCTCACCTGCACCATCGAAGGCACCCCACACCCTCAGATCAG GTGGTACAAAGATGGGGCCCTGCTGACCGCGGGCAACAAGTACCAGATGCTGAGTGAGCCCCTCCACGGCCTGCTGGTGCTTGTGGTCAGAGCAGCTGGCAAGGATGACCTGGGACACTATGAATGGGAG CTGGTGAACCGGCTTGGCTCTACTCGTGGTGGTGGGGAGCTGTACATGCAGAGCCCTGTGCTGCCGGCCCGGGAGCAGCGCCACAGGGAGCAGACTGTGGCTGCCGTAGAAG